A single Danio rerio strain Tuebingen ecotype United States chromosome 17, GRCz12tu, whole genome shotgun sequence DNA region contains:
- the prph2la gene encoding photoreceptor outer segment membrane glycoprotein 2 isoform X1: protein MAVLPVRFTKTKRDKLAQVLWVLNWISVVTGIILFSLGIFLKVEIYKRQDLMAEGQLQSVPNMLIVVGLIACVINFLGGKICYDCVDSSRFLHWKLVMLPYIICMFFFTLSVLVGALMCYSMHSQLEESLTLGLRDAMRYYKDTDTPGRCFLKRTVDLLQMQFQCCGNEGFRDWFQIQWVSNRYLDMSQREVVDRLRSNVESKYLMDGVPFSCCNVNSPRPCIQHQISNNSAHFNYDYQTEELNLWMRGCRQALLQYYTNIMHSIGLMVLIIWLFELSVLTGVRYLQTSLENVLRQGDPECESDGWLLENSFVETARSNFNIIKHLSKFNQINTASNRDPNTDRPSTAHYGPDNVPPKPHPADG, encoded by the exons ATGGCAGTATTGCCGGTAAGATTCACCAAAACTAAAAGAGACAAGCTAGCCCAGGTCTTGTGGGTGCTCAACTGGATTTCTGTTGTAACGGGAATCATCCTCTTTAGCTTGGGCATCTTTCTGAAAGTGGAAATTTATAAGCGACAGGATCTAATGGCCGAGGGTCAACTCCAATCTGTCCCAAACATGCTGATTGTGGTGGGTCTTATAGCCTGTGTGATTAACTTTCTGGGTGGAAAGATCTGCTATGACTGTGTGGACTCCAGTAGGTTCCTGCACTGGAAGTTGGTGATGTTGCCGTACAtcatttgtatgtttttcttCACTTTGAGCGTGTTGGTGGGTGCGCTGATGTGCTACAGCATGCACAGCCAGCTGGAGGAGTCGCTAACATTAGGGTTACGTGACGCTATGCGCTACTACAAGGACACGGACACACCGGGACGCTGCTTCTTGAAGCGCACAGTAGACCTGCTGCAGATGCAGTTCCAGTGCTGTGGGAATGAGGGATTCAGAGACTGGTTTCAGATCCAGTGGGTCAGCAACCGGTACCTGGACATGTCGCAGCGGGAGGTGGTTGA tCGTCTTCGGAGCAATGTTGAAAGCAAATACTTAATGGACGGAGTTCCCTTCAGCTGCTGCAACGTCAACTCCCCTCGGCCGTGCATTCAGCACCAAATCAGCAATAACTCCGCTCACTTTAACTATGATTACCAGACGGAGGAGCTCAACCTGTGGATGAGGGGATGCCGGCAAGCTCTGCTACAGTATTACACTAACATCATGCACTCCATCGGCCTCATGGTTCTCATCATCTGGCTCTTTGAG CTGTCAGTGCTGACCGGCGTGCGTTACCTTCAGACGTCTCTGGAGAACGTGCTGCGTCAGGGGGACCCAGAATGCGAGTCTGACGGGTGGCTCCTGGAGAACAGCTTTGTGGAAACGGCTCGCTCCAATTTTAACATCATCAAACACCTCAGCAAATTCAATCAAATCAACACGGCCAGCAATAGAGATCCAAACACTGACAGACCATCTACAGCACACTATGGGCCCGACAATGTGCCTCCAAAACCTCATCCAGCAGACGGTTAA
- the prph2la gene encoding photoreceptor outer segment membrane glycoprotein 2 isoform X2 codes for MCYSMHSQLEESLTLGLRDAMRYYKDTDTPGRCFLKRTVDLLQMQFQCCGNEGFRDWFQIQWVSNRYLDMSQREVVDRLRSNVESKYLMDGVPFSCCNVNSPRPCIQHQISNNSAHFNYDYQTEELNLWMRGCRQALLQYYTNIMHSIGLMVLIIWLFELSVLTGVRYLQTSLENVLRQGDPECESDGWLLENSFVETARSNFNIIKHLSKFNQINTASNRDPNTDRPSTAHYGPDNVPPKPHPADG; via the exons ATGTGCTACAGCATGCACAGCCAGCTGGAGGAGTCGCTAACATTAGGGTTACGTGACGCTATGCGCTACTACAAGGACACGGACACACCGGGACGCTGCTTCTTGAAGCGCACAGTAGACCTGCTGCAGATGCAGTTCCAGTGCTGTGGGAATGAGGGATTCAGAGACTGGTTTCAGATCCAGTGGGTCAGCAACCGGTACCTGGACATGTCGCAGCGGGAGGTGGTTGA tCGTCTTCGGAGCAATGTTGAAAGCAAATACTTAATGGACGGAGTTCCCTTCAGCTGCTGCAACGTCAACTCCCCTCGGCCGTGCATTCAGCACCAAATCAGCAATAACTCCGCTCACTTTAACTATGATTACCAGACGGAGGAGCTCAACCTGTGGATGAGGGGATGCCGGCAAGCTCTGCTACAGTATTACACTAACATCATGCACTCCATCGGCCTCATGGTTCTCATCATCTGGCTCTTTGAG CTGTCAGTGCTGACCGGCGTGCGTTACCTTCAGACGTCTCTGGAGAACGTGCTGCGTCAGGGGGACCCAGAATGCGAGTCTGACGGGTGGCTCCTGGAGAACAGCTTTGTGGAAACGGCTCGCTCCAATTTTAACATCATCAAACACCTCAGCAAATTCAATCAAATCAACACGGCCAGCAATAGAGATCCAAACACTGACAGACCATCTACAGCACACTATGGGCCCGACAATGTGCCTCCAAAACCTCATCCAGCAGACGGTTAA